A section of the Raphanus sativus cultivar WK10039 unplaced genomic scaffold, ASM80110v3 Scaffold1713, whole genome shotgun sequence genome encodes:
- the LOC130504641 gene encoding LOW QUALITY PROTEIN: disease resistance protein At4g27190-like (The sequence of the model RefSeq protein was modified relative to this genomic sequence to represent the inferred CDS: deleted 1 base in 1 codon) gives MDCLGSALGSFLAEAGRGISRSTYTRAINTIRFKSNIKALENALNGLVDVQDKVEQDLKTLEIKGKSLHVQLRRWLRDVEEIVSEANSIQEGRVSCALSLRCKRSKKLAVVLEKVKKLQKQGVELLDIFSFEGRSLVEKILGPSIADQTRASEMLVKVLNCLMRDDVQKMGIWGMGGVGKTTLVRELNNKLWKEADTQPLGMVIWATVSKEFELGRVLKQIAERLDMEVKLGESEETLAKRIYGRLEKVSRFLLILDDVWKPIDLDQLGIPDTNIHKASKIVLTSRFLEVCQSIKTDIDFRVDCLCEEEAWQLFCKNAGEVTRLDCVEPIAKEVSRECGGLPLAIITVGMAMRGKKMVELWEHAFEELKSSVPYVKSIEEKIYQPLKLSYDLLEPNMKSCFLFCALFPEDYSIEVAELVRYWIAEGFIDETQNHGYLMNQGITLAENLKDSCLLEEGAHGDTVKMHDVVRDFAIWVMSSSRDGSHSLVMSGIGLCEFPHEKFVPSIRRVSLMNNKLTRLPNQVVECVELSALLLHGNFHLEELPVGFLISFPALRILNLSGTRIKSLPHSLSELHELRSLILKDCYYLEEVPSLESLAKIQVLDLCATPIKETPKGLETLKSLRLLDLSRTHHLESIPAGTIPQLSSLEVLDMTLSHFHWGVQGQTQEGQATLEEIACLQRLSILSIRVVCVPPLSPEYNSWIERLKKFQLFIGPTANSLPSRHDKRRVTISSLNVSEAFIGWLLTKTTSLVMNHCWGLNEMLENLVIDSTSSFNMLRSLTVEGFGGSIRPAGGCVAQLDLIPNLEELHLRRVNLGTIRELVGHLGLRFETLKHLEVSRCSRLKCLLSLGNFICFLPNLQEIHVSFCERLQELFDYSPGEVPTSASVVPALRVIKLRNLPQLKSLCSQKVSWGCLEHVEVIRCNLLKNLPISSNNAHRVREVRGETHWWNNLTWDVNNTRETLQTRFIPADGIKLTDSVGITCYQRTFKTKTRATRCPQRLESRAFFVPGIGQYQATCRPNITVQLVDFTIVYAGHILVATNKYVLMVFIICDCCWR, from the exons ATGGATTGTCTGGGCTCAGCTTTGGGTTCTTTCTTGGCAGAGGCAGGGCGTGGTATATCCAGATCAACCTATACTCGAGCCATTAATACCATCCGGTTCAAGTCAAACATCAAAGCTTTAGAGAATGCGCTCAATGGCCTTGTTGATGTTCAGGACAAAGTGGAACAAGACCTCAAAACCTTGGAGATCAAAGGGAAGTCCTTGCATGTGCAACTGAGGAGATGGCTAAGAGATGTGGAAGAGATTGTCTCTGAAGCAAATTCAATTCAGGAAGGGCGTGTTTCATGTGCTCTGTCCTTGAGATGTAAGCGGAGTAAAAAACTCGCGGTAGTTCTTGAGAAAGTCAAGAAGCTTCAGAAGCAAGGCGTAGAACTTCTCGACATATTCTCTTTTGAAGGCAGATCTCTAGTTGAAAAAATCCTTGGACCCTCCATCGCTGATCAAACAAGAGCATCAGAGATGTTAGTCAAAGTTCTAAACTGTTTGATGAGAGATGATGTTCAAAAGATGGGTATTTGGGGCATGGGTGGAGTTGGGAAAACAACACTAGTCAGGGAACTGAACAATAAGCTATGGAAAGAAGCTGATACGCAGCCTTTGGGTATGGTGATATGGGCTACAGTCTCAAAAGAGTTTGAATTGGGAAGGGTCCTGAAGCAAATCGCTGAAAGATTGGATATGGAAGTGAAACTAGGCGAAAGCGAGGAAACGCTGGCGAAACGGATATATGGAAGGCTTGAGAAAGTGAGTAGATTTCTTCTCATTCTTGATGATGTCTGGAAACCCATTGATCTAGACCAGTTGGGGATTCCAGACACAAATATACACAAGGCTTCAAAGATTGTCTTGACTTCTAGATTTTTAGAGGTTTGCCAGAGCATCAAAACGGATATTGACTTCAGAGTGGATTGCTTatgtgaagaagaagcttgGCAATTGTTTTGTAAAAACGCTGGAGAAGTAACTAGATTAGATTGTGTTGAACCTATAGCAAAAGAGGTTTCTCGGGAATGTGGTGGATTGCCTTTGGCTATCATCACGGTTGGAATGGCTATGCGAGGGAAGAAGATGGTCGAGCTGTGGGAACATGCCTTTGAAGAACTCAAGAGTTCGGTGCCTTATGTCAAGAGTATTGAAGAAAAGATCTACCAGCCTTTGAAATTGAGCTACGACTTGCTCGAGCCAAATATGAAATCTTGCTTCCTCTTCTGTGCCTTATTTCCAGAGGATTACTCCATAGAAGTAGCTGAGCTCGTGAGGTACTGGATTGCCGAAGGATTCATTGATGAAACACAAAACCATGGCTACTTAATGAACCAAGGAATCACTCTGGCAGAGAATCTGAAAGACTCTTGCTTACTTGAAGAGGGTGCTCATGGTGACACGGTTAAGATGCATGATGTGGTTCGCGATTTTGCCATTTGGGTCATGTCTTCCTCACGAGATGGTAGTCACTCTCTTGTCATGTCTGGTATAGGCTTGTGCGAGTTTCCACATGAGAAGTTTGTTCCTTCTATCCGAAGAGTTTCTTTGATGAATAATAAGCTTACTAGGCTTCCAAATCAAGTGGTAGAGTGTGTTGAACTCTCAGCTTTGCTGCTACATGGAAACTTTCACCTGGAAGAGTTGCCTGTGGGGTTCTTGATATCTTTCCCAGCACTTCGGATTCTGAATCTAAGTGGGACACGCATAAAGTCATTACCCCATTCCCTCAGCGAGCTTCATGAACTCAGATCTCTCATCTTGAAAGACTGCTACTACCTTGAAGAAGTTCCTTCTCTTGAAAGCTTGGCAAAAATTCAAGTTCTGGATCTTTGTGCCACTCCAATAAAGGAAACACCAAAAGGGTTGGAAACATTGAAGAGCTTGAGACTACTTGACCTTTCCCGTACACATCACCTCGAAAGCATTCCAGCAGGAACCATCCCACAGTTGTCAAGTTTAGAGGTTCTAGACATGACCCTTAGTCATTTCCACTGGGGCGTCCAAGGACAAACTCAAGAAGGGCAAGCAACACTTGAAGAGATTGCTTGCCTCCAACGTTTATCAATCCTCTCAATCAGAGTTGTATGTGTCCCACCTCTCTCCCCTGAGTACAATTCC TGGATAGAAAGGTTAAAGAAGTTTCAGTTGTTTATCGGTCCAACAGCAAACTCTTTACCTTCTAGACATGACAAGCGGAGAGTGACAATTAGTAGTCTCAATGTTTCAGAAGCATTCATTGGATGGTTGCTAACGAAGACAACTTCTCTAGTGATGAACCATTGTTGGGGTCTCAATGAGATGCTGGAGAACTTGGTGATCGATAGCACGAGTAGCTTCAACATGTTGAGATCTCTAACGGTAGAGGGTTTTGGTGGAAGTATAAGACCCGCTGGTGGATGTGTTGCACAGCTGGATCTTATACCTAACCTTGAAGAACTTCATCTGCGTCGTGTAAACCTGGGAACCATTAGAGAGCTCGTTGGTCACCTGGGGTTGAGATTTGAGACACTGAAACATCTAGAAGTCAGCAGATGTAGCCGGCTCAAATGCCTTCTCTCATTAGGGAACTTCATCTGTTTCCTGCCGAACCTACAAGAGATACATGTTAGCTTTTGTGAAAGGCTTCAGGAGCTGTTCGACTATTCTCCAGGGGAAGTTCCAACCTCTGCTTCTGTGGTACCTGCTCTGCGTGTCATAAAGCTAAGGAATCTTCCGCAGTTGAAGAGTTTATGTAGCCAAAAAGTGTCATGGGGATGTCTGGAACATGTGGAAGTGATACGATGCAACCTTCTCAAGAATCTACCCATTAGCTCAAATAACGCTCACAGGGTCAGAGAAGTAAGAGGAGAAACACACTGGTGGAACAACTTAACTTGGGATGTTAACAACACGAGAGAAACCCTTCAGACT